The following are from one region of the Biomphalaria glabrata chromosome 4, xgBioGlab47.1, whole genome shotgun sequence genome:
- the LOC106078043 gene encoding protein CLN8-like, translating to MKKMAISVDLWTFNVTEDEELLQYIDPKLLSLDYADRVIQIKIIIAAFIFVTVLFIGSLIVCNLFPAFRALVLKHQIFMSLAIVRGVYGFFSIVIGVYAIFKTTDLDRDVVFGKNATSSFAMCITVGFFLFELTAVVLSDIAFKTFSKMLILHHGLALIAYSLAVKLGANYAFGCKGMILEMSTPFSCLCYVLLKAGWENSKAWVINQMILVHTFHLRSVVECHLWVVTYFNWENIYSNMPTVLLVLLYTNLTLVTFIMTPYWGYKKTQQLFNPVDWNFQEERNTDGITSNGSVKKTD from the coding sequence ATGAAGAAAATGGCAATATCAGTAGATCTATGGACCTTTAATGTCACTGAGGATGAGGAGTTACTACAGTATATTGATCCAAAGTTACTCAGTTTAGATTATGCAGACAGAGTCATCCAAATAAAGATCATCATAGCTGCATTCATTTTTGTCACAGTGCTATTTATAGGATCTTTGAttgtttgtaatttatttcCTGCCTTTAGGGCCTTGGTACTAAAACACCAAATCTTCATGAGCCTAGCCATCGTCAGAGGTGTTTACGGTTTCTTCAGTATAGTCATTGGGGTCTATGCTATTTTTAAGACCACTGACCTTGACAGGGATGTTGTTTTTGGTAAAAATGCTACTAGCTCATTTGCCATGTGCATAACTGTGGGCTTTTTCCTGTTTGAACTGACAGCTGTTGTTTTGTCTGATATAGCTTTCAAGACATTCTCCAAGATGCTCATTTTGCATCATGGGCTAGCTTTGATTGCATATTCTCTGGCTGTAAAGCTGGGCGCTAACTATGCGTTTGGGTGCAAAGGAATGATCTTGGAGATGAGCACACCCTTCTCCTGCCTGTGTTATGTCCTGTTAAAAGCAGGATGGGAAAACTCCAAGGCTTGGGTCATCAACCAGATGATTCTGGTCCACACTTTCCACCTGCGGAGTGTGGTGGAGTGCCACCTGTGGGTGGTGACATACTTTAACTGGGAAAATATTTACTCCAACATGCCGACTGTTCTCCTTGTCCTGCTGTACACCAACCTGACTCTCGTCACCTTCATCATGACGCCTTACTGGGGATACAAGAAGACGCAACAGCTGTTTAACCCTGTGGACTGGAACTTTCAAGAGGAGCGCAACACAGACGGTATCACAAGCAATGGCTCAGTGAAGAAAACGGATTAA